From one Odontesthes bonariensis isolate fOdoBon6 chromosome 14, fOdoBon6.hap1, whole genome shotgun sequence genomic stretch:
- the LOC142398530 gene encoding uncharacterized protein LOC142398530 — translation MSSVQHLREFISQRLTAAAEEIFSEFEKTIVQYEEEMDRQRGLLEITWKPQINLHRIDLPGQNISKEEEDLADQTPPNQEKDSGLNQEVPELLQIKEEQEELSTSQEGEHLVLKQETDTFKWTLTCKENDVSEAEPATDQLFTQNSPLIERQNQEGNGNTDSESISDVEMQPKNRPHRNTSHSDQADSSLSNAKSGEKSGKCDVCGKVFRDKYVMKEHLKIHTGVKPYACETCGKCFTRKSNLLPHMRIHTGEKLFSCETCGRSFTQSSHLTAHRRTHTGEKSYFCQMCGKSFTQKNNLLAHTRTHTGEKPFTCRTCGKIFTYSSTLSVHMKIHTGERPYSCGTCGKKFKQSNNLKVHMRTHTGEKSYFCKICGKSFSQKNNLLAHMRTHTGEKPFTCRTCGKTFTHSSTLSMHKRIHTGE, via the exons ATGtcttcagttcagcatctgagagagtttatcagccagcgactaactgctgctgctgaagaaatATTCTCAGAGTTTGAGAAAACCATCGTCCAGTACGAGGAGGAGATGGACCGTCAGCGCGGACTGCTGGAGATCACCTGGAAACCCCAAATAAACTTACACAGAATAG ATCTCCCAGGGCAAAATATCtctaaggaggaggaagatcTTGCTGACCAGACACCTCCGAACCAGGAGAAGGACTCCGGTCTGAACCAGGAGGTACCAGAGCTTCTACAAATcaaagaggaacaggaggaactCTCCACCAGTCAGGAAGGAGAGCACCTTGTACTGAAGCAGGAGACTGATACCTTTAAGTGGACTCTGACCTGTAAGGAAAATGATGTCAGTGAAGCAGAACCAGCCACTGACCAGCTTTTCACTCAAAACTCTCCCCTGATCGAGAGGCAAAATCAGGAAGGAAACGGAAATACAGACTCAGAATCAATTTCAGATGTAGAGATGCAGCCAAAGAATAGACCTCATAGAAACACCAGTCACAGTGATCAAGCTGACAGCTCTCTGTCTAATGCTAAATCAGGGGAAAAGTCTGGAAAATGTGATGTTTGTGGAAAGGTCTTTAGGGATAAGTACGTTATGAAGGAACATCTCAAAATCCACACAGGCGTGAAGCCATACGCTtgtgaaacatgtggaaaatgTTTTACCCGAAAAAGTAATTTGTTACCCCACATGAGAATCCACACCGGTGAGAAGCTGTTTTCTTGTGAAACATGTGGGAGAAGCTTCACTCAAAGTAGTCATTTGACTGCTCACAGGAGAACCCACACAGGGGAGAAGTCCTATTTTTGTCAAATGTGTGGGAAAAGCTTCACACAGAAAAATAATCTGTTGGCCCACACGAGAACCCACACGGGTGAGAAGCCTTTTACATGTCGAACATGTGGAAAAATATTCACATATAGCAGTACTTTGTCGGTTCACATGAAAATCCACACTGGTGAAAGACCATATTCTTgtggaacatgtggaaaaaaattcaagcaaAGCAATAATTTGAAGgtccacatgagaactcacacaggtgagaagtcctatttttgtaaaatatgtgggaaaagtttttcacaaaaaaataatctgttAGCCCACATGAGAACCCACACGGGTGAGAAGCCTTTTACATGTCGAACATGTGGAAAAACCTTCACACATAGCAGTACTTTGTCAATGCACAAGAGGATCCACACTGGAGaatga
- the LOC142398526 gene encoding uncharacterized protein LOC142398526 — protein MSSVQHLREFISQRLTAAAEEIFSEFEKTIVQYEEEMDRQRGLLDITWKPQIKLHTAVLPQQHVCKEEEISVDQTLCNEERSPSLNQEEPETSQIKEEEEECCTSQEGEEIVLKQETDNSMFTPTYQECDFSQAETETDQLYSHNSPLIESQHQDGINLINLGSSRDKERKPKKRKTSRSNNDDTALFSENESNIESDEKSVKYDVCIKALKDGMEEHHRIHESSKPYACQTCGKSFLHNRSLHTHMRVHTGEKLSSCKICGKSFTQHGNLLTHMRIHTGEKLFSCKTCGKNFIRKSGLLIHMRIHTGEKPFSCATCGKKFSQGAHLLAHMRMHTGEKLFSCKICGKSFTRKSGLLTHMRIHTGEKPFSCRICGKNFSQSSNLMVHMGIHSGERPYSCGICGKDFNQRSYLTVHMRVHTGEKLYSCEMCGKSFSVRRSLAAHMKIHS, from the exons ATGtcttcagttcagcatctgagagagtttatcagccagcgactaactgctgctgctgaagaaatATTCTCAGAGTTTGAGAAAACCATCGTCCAGTACGAGGAGGAGATGGACCGTCAGCGCGGACTGCTGGATATCACCTGGAAACCCCAAATAAAGCTCCACACAGCAG TCCTTCCACAGCAACATGTCTGTAAAGAGGAGGAAATATCTGTGGACCAAACACTCTGTAATGAAGAGAGGAGCCCCAGTCTGAATCAAGAGGAACCAGAAACCTCTCAGattaaagaggaagaggaggaatgCTGCACCAGCCAAGAGGGAGAGGAGATTGTCCTGAAGCAGGAGACTGATAACTCAATGTTTACTCCCACTTATCAAGAATGTGACTTCAGTCAAGCAGAAACAGAAACTGACCAGCTTTACTCTCATAACTCTCCCTTAATTGAGAGCCAACATCAGGATGGAATAAATCTCATAAACTTAGGATCAAGTAGAGATAAAGAGAGGAAGCCAAAGAAGAGAAAGACAAGTCGCAGTAATAATGATGACACCGCTCTCTTCTCAGAGAATGAGTCTAATATTGAGTCGGATGAAAAGTCTGTAAAATATGATGTTTGTATAAAAGCTTTGAAGGATGGTATGGAGGAACATCATAGAATCCACGAAAGTTCCAAGCCATATGCTTGccaaacatgtgggaaaagctTCTTGCACAATCGTTCTTTGCATACCCACATGAGAGTCCACACCGGGGAGAAGTTGTCCTCGTGTAAAATATGCGGGAAAAGTTTTACTCAACATGGTAATCTTTTGACCCACATGAGaatccacacaggtgagaagttgTTCTCTtgtaaaacatgtgggaaaaacTTTATTCGAAAAAGCGGTCTGTTGATTCACATGAGaatccacacaggtgagaagcctttTTCATGTGCAACATGTGGGAAGAAATTCAGTCAGGGGGCTCATTTGTTGGCCCACATGAGAatgcacacaggtgagaagttgTTCTCTTgtaaaatatgtgggaaaagttttACTCGAAAAAGCGGTCTGTTGACCCACATGAGAATCCACACAGGTGAAAAACCTTTTTCTTGTAGGATATGTGGGAAAAATTTTAGTCAAAGCAGTAATTTGATGGTTCACATGGGAATCCACTCTGGGGAAAGACCATATTCTTGTGGAATATGTGGAAAGGATTTCAACCAAAGAAGTTATTTGACCGTTCACATGAGAGTCCACACCGGTGAGAAGTTGTATTCTTGTGAAATGTGTGGAAAAAGTTTCAGCGTCAGACGTAGTTTGGCTGCTCACATGAAAATTCACAGTTGA